A genome region from Thalassotalea euphylliae includes the following:
- a CDS encoding YeeE/YedE family protein, producing MVEINSQVIVSALSGGALIGLSAVLMMLLFGKIAGISGAFGQLITISKGSLKTAASSWQFYFLIGLALGGWLYSKAFGINFDMRENFSTSLLILSGILVGFGTQLGNGCTSGHGVCGIARLSIRSILATCLFMGSSIVTVYLVKL from the coding sequence ATGGTTGAAATTAACAGCCAAGTAATCGTCAGCGCTCTTTCTGGTGGTGCACTCATTGGTTTAAGCGCCGTTTTAATGATGCTGCTATTTGGAAAAATAGCTGGAATTAGCGGTGCATTTGGTCAACTGATAACGATTAGCAAAGGCTCATTGAAAACGGCCGCATCAAGCTGGCAGTTCTACTTTCTTATTGGTTTGGCACTTGGTGGCTGGCTGTATAGTAAAGCTTTCGGTATTAACTTCGACATGCGAGAAAATTTCTCCACTAGCTTGCTTATTCTTTCAGGAATATTGGTCGGTTTTGGTACACAACTTGGCAACGGTTGTACCAGCGGTCACGGCGTTTGTGGCATCGCCCGATTATCGATACGTTCTATCCTAGCCACTTGTCTGTTTATGGGAAGCTCAATAGTTACCGTGTACTTAGTTAAGCTCTAA
- a CDS encoding rhodanese-like domain-containing protein, giving the protein MKMTPAGLVDQARQAINEISIEQWQQNAEDFLVIDVRDVNELDKGQLPGASHISRGLLEFQILNHPKLIKLNDIEKAAANILLYCQSGGRSALAAQSLMNMGFNNVTSLAGGYNEWLKLTAK; this is encoded by the coding sequence ATGAAAATGACACCAGCAGGCCTTGTCGACCAAGCTCGCCAAGCAATCAATGAAATTAGTATTGAGCAATGGCAACAAAATGCAGAAGACTTTCTAGTCATCGATGTTAGAGATGTAAACGAGCTAGACAAAGGACAATTACCAGGCGCCAGTCATATTTCTAGAGGTCTATTGGAATTTCAAATCTTGAATCATCCAAAACTTATTAAGTTAAACGATATAGAAAAAGCAGCAGCAAATATTTTACTTTATTGCCAGTCAGGTGGGCGCTCAGCGCTTGCTGCTCAATCACTTATGAATATGGGCTTTAACAATGTAACTTCACTTGCGGGAGGCTATAACGAATGGTTGAAATTAACAGCCAAGTAA
- a CDS encoding ArsR/SmtB family transcription factor, which translates to MNPEQLHQQVTLASSYLKRLSHPVRLLVLCTLVEGERSVSELSELSELTNVSQSALSQHLAVLREHGLVSTRRESQTIFYSLADKHCIKIIDVLHEIFCPTSE; encoded by the coding sequence ATGAACCCTGAACAATTGCACCAACAAGTTACTCTTGCAAGTAGCTATTTAAAACGTTTAAGTCATCCCGTCAGGTTGCTGGTGCTATGTACGCTGGTAGAAGGTGAACGTTCAGTTAGCGAGCTCAGTGAGTTAAGTGAACTTACCAATGTTAGCCAATCCGCTCTTTCACAGCACCTCGCGGTACTACGCGAACATGGTTTAGTGAGCACAAGACGTGAATCTCAAACCATTTTCTATTCACTAGCAGATAAACACTGCATCAAAATAATTGATGTGCTCCACGAAATTTTTTGTCCTACAAGCGAATGA
- a CDS encoding LysR family transcriptional regulator, which yields MLVDDLQVVLKVAEFQSIKQAADSLDIRVATASTAVKRVEKHYGIELFVRSTRQLRLSSAGEKYIPRIEQAVITLNQIGQSAQDELNLVDGELRLAVPSDLGRNILLPWLDEFIEEHLKLSIKLNIGDRNTDFYRDPVDVALRYGVPKDSNMFGFKICDVPRILCAAPSYLNKVTPPKHPNDLTKLNGLCYQIRDLVNNTWEFSKGDETFKVKVPSNRVVNDAEIVRRWCVAGYGVATKSVLDMSTDLLTGRVVNLMPEYSPSPKELWLICPSRQLITPAVRLLRDHITQRCQQLLDELRSSGHLV from the coding sequence ATGCTAGTAGACGATTTACAAGTTGTACTAAAAGTTGCTGAATTTCAAAGTATTAAACAGGCTGCCGACAGTTTAGATATCCGCGTAGCGACTGCAAGTACAGCAGTTAAACGAGTAGAAAAACATTACGGCATTGAACTGTTCGTGCGCTCGACAAGACAATTGCGTTTATCTTCCGCCGGTGAAAAATATATTCCGCGTATCGAACAAGCGGTAATAACCCTAAATCAAATAGGTCAAAGCGCTCAGGATGAACTCAATCTCGTTGATGGCGAATTACGCCTTGCTGTGCCTTCAGATTTGGGTCGTAATATCTTACTGCCGTGGTTAGATGAGTTTATTGAGGAACACCTAAAACTCAGCATTAAACTAAATATCGGGGATCGAAACACAGACTTTTATCGCGATCCAGTAGACGTTGCCCTACGTTACGGCGTGCCAAAAGATTCAAACATGTTTGGTTTTAAAATATGTGACGTGCCACGAATATTATGTGCAGCCCCGTCATATCTCAACAAAGTTACACCACCTAAGCACCCTAACGATCTAACGAAACTAAATGGTTTGTGCTACCAAATTCGAGATTTAGTTAACAATACATGGGAGTTTTCTAAAGGTGACGAGACCTTTAAAGTTAAAGTCCCTAGTAACCGTGTTGTCAATGACGCCGAAATAGTTAGACGCTGGTGTGTAGCAGGTTATGGCGTTGCGACGAAATCGGTGTTAGATATGTCGACCGATTTACTTACTGGTCGAGTAGTCAATTTAATGCCTGAATATTCTCCAAGCCCTAAAGAGCTTTGGCTGATCTGCCCTTCTCGCCAATTAATTACACCTGCAGTGCGTTTACTTCGTGACCACATTACCCAGCGATGCCAGCAATTACTTGACGAATTGCGCAGTTCTGGCCATCTCGTATAA
- the gltX gene encoding glutamate--tRNA ligase, producing MTLTTRFAPSPTGYLHVGGARTALYSWLYAKKNGGDFILRIEDTDLERSTQESVDAIMDGMNWLKLDWTKGPYFQTERFDRYKEVIAQLIESGNAYRCYCTPEEVETMREAAREKGEKEKYNGMWRERTDWPEHKPYVIRFKNPLEGEVVIKDLVKGEIVIANQELDDLIIARSDGSPTYNLTVVVDDWDMGVTHVVRGDDHVNNTPRQINILNALGATLPEYAHIPMILGDDGKRLSKRHGAVSVMQYRDEGYLPEALLNYLVRLGWSHGDQEIFSIDEMIELFDLTGCNRAPSAFNTDKLIWVNQHYMKTMDPEYVAEHLAWHMTDQGISTDNGPALAEIVKVQADRVKTLKEMAQISSYFYQDFTEFDATAAKKHLRPVAAEPLTLVKEKLAALENWVAADIHAAINGTAEELGLGMGKVGMPLRVAATGAGNSPSLDITLELLPKEKVLARIDMALAVIAERVANS from the coding sequence ATGACTTTAACTACGCGTTTTGCGCCAAGCCCAACCGGTTACCTTCACGTTGGCGGTGCTCGTACTGCTTTATATAGCTGGTTATATGCAAAGAAAAATGGCGGCGACTTTATCCTACGTATCGAAGATACCGATTTAGAGCGTTCAACTCAGGAATCGGTTGACGCCATTATGGATGGTATGAACTGGTTAAAGTTAGATTGGACCAAAGGCCCTTACTTCCAAACTGAGCGATTTGACCGTTATAAAGAAGTGATTGCGCAGTTAATTGAATCTGGCAATGCTTACCGCTGTTACTGTACACCAGAAGAAGTTGAAACGATGCGTGAAGCAGCGCGTGAAAAAGGTGAAAAAGAAAAGTACAACGGCATGTGGCGTGAGCGCACAGATTGGCCTGAACATAAGCCTTACGTAATTCGCTTTAAAAACCCATTAGAGGGTGAAGTGGTGATCAAAGACTTGGTTAAAGGCGAGATTGTGATTGCTAACCAAGAGCTTGATGACTTAATTATCGCACGTTCAGACGGCAGCCCAACGTATAACTTAACGGTTGTTGTTGATGACTGGGATATGGGTGTAACTCACGTGGTTCGCGGTGACGATCACGTAAACAATACGCCGCGTCAAATCAACATCTTAAATGCGTTAGGCGCAACCTTGCCTGAGTATGCGCACATCCCGATGATCTTAGGTGATGACGGCAAACGTCTATCTAAGCGTCATGGCGCTGTTAGCGTAATGCAATATCGCGATGAAGGTTACCTACCAGAAGCGTTATTAAACTACTTAGTGCGTTTAGGTTGGTCACACGGCGACCAAGAAATTTTCTCAATTGATGAAATGATTGAGCTTTTCGACTTAACCGGTTGTAACCGCGCACCATCGGCGTTTAACACAGACAAGCTTATCTGGGTAAACCAGCACTACATGAAAACCATGGATCCAGAATATGTCGCTGAGCACTTAGCATGGCACATGACTGACCAAGGTATTAGTACTGACAATGGGCCAGCACTTGCTGAAATCGTTAAAGTACAAGCAGATCGCGTTAAGACCCTAAAAGAAATGGCGCAAATTTCTAGCTACTTCTACCAAGATTTCACCGAGTTTGATGCCACAGCGGCGAAAAAACACTTACGCCCAGTGGCGGCCGAGCCGTTAACTTTAGTGAAAGAAAAGCTAGCTGCGCTTGAAAACTGGGTAGCAGCAGACATTCACGCTGCGATTAACGGCACAGCAGAAGAGCTTGGTTTAGGCATGGGTAAAGTGGGTATGCCACTTCGCGTTGCGGCAACGGGCGCAGGTAACTCACCATCGCTTGATATCACACTAGAGCTTTTACCAAAAGAAAAAGTATTAGCGCGTATTGATATGGCGTTAGCGGTTATTGCTGAGCGCGTAGCAAACAGTTAA
- a CDS encoding DEAD/DEAH box helicase: protein MNFSNFGLDKRLMESIEHQGFTEPTEIQTKAIPVAVAGHDLIASSKTGSGKTLAFILPAIQRVSTQRALSKKDPRVLILAPTRELAKQVYGQLRLFTANTQFKTVLILGGENFNDQVKTLSKDPHFIVATPGRLADHLDQGHFYLQGLELLVLDEADRMLDLGFAEQLAKINKAADHRKRQTLLFSATLDHAQVNDFAADLLKSPKRIAIEHGHTEHQGINKRFYLVDNLDHKQAMLSHVLKNEDIQQLIIFTATRSDTERLAGELSEQDIDAIALSGDLNQSKRNQIMESFAKGRHKVLITTDLASRGLDLMNVSHVINFDMPKHTEEFVHRIGRTGRAGNKGDAISFVGPKDWLSFKNVEGFLQQTISFDEIDGLKAKFKGLKPKPKKKPVKKAQPKKAANKATAPKAKRVNKKTMFTLQDAGDMPIMRKGPKLAPNEIDREIAQEIDKQDEE, encoded by the coding sequence TTGAATTTTAGCAATTTTGGTTTAGATAAACGTTTAATGGAAAGTATTGAACATCAAGGGTTTACTGAACCTACCGAAATTCAAACTAAAGCCATTCCGGTTGCAGTGGCAGGTCACGACTTAATTGCGTCTTCTAAAACTGGCTCGGGTAAAACCTTAGCCTTTATTCTGCCAGCCATTCAACGTGTCAGCACCCAACGCGCTTTGTCAAAGAAAGATCCGCGTGTATTGATTTTGGCGCCTACGCGTGAATTAGCGAAACAAGTGTATGGACAACTGCGCTTATTTACCGCCAATACCCAATTTAAAACGGTATTAATTTTAGGTGGTGAAAACTTTAACGATCAGGTCAAAACCTTAAGTAAAGATCCTCACTTTATTGTGGCGACTCCAGGTCGATTAGCGGATCACTTAGACCAAGGGCATTTCTACCTACAAGGCTTAGAGCTTTTAGTGCTCGATGAAGCCGATCGCATGCTCGACTTAGGTTTTGCTGAGCAATTAGCGAAAATAAATAAGGCAGCCGATCACCGTAAACGCCAAACCTTGCTGTTTTCAGCTACCTTAGACCATGCGCAAGTCAATGACTTTGCTGCTGATTTGCTGAAATCACCAAAGCGCATCGCGATTGAACACGGTCACACTGAGCATCAAGGTATCAACAAACGTTTTTATCTCGTCGATAATCTAGATCACAAGCAAGCTATGCTGAGCCATGTGCTGAAAAACGAAGACATTCAGCAGCTAATTATCTTCACTGCAACTCGCAGCGATACTGAACGTTTGGCAGGTGAGCTAAGCGAGCAGGACATAGACGCCATTGCCCTAAGTGGTGATTTAAATCAAAGTAAGCGCAACCAGATTATGGAAAGCTTTGCCAAAGGTCGCCATAAAGTATTGATCACAACAGACCTTGCTTCGCGTGGCCTAGATTTAATGAATGTTTCGCATGTGATCAACTTTGATATGCCAAAGCATACCGAAGAGTTTGTCCATCGCATTGGCCGTACAGGTCGCGCGGGCAACAAAGGTGACGCTATCTCCTTTGTCGGTCCTAAAGACTGGTTAAGCTTTAAAAACGTGGAAGGCTTTTTACAGCAAACCATCAGCTTTGATGAGATTGATGGTTTAAAAGCCAAGTTTAAAGGCTTAAAACCTAAGCCGAAGAAAAAGCCAGTGAAAAAAGCGCAGCCAAAAAAAGCTGCTAATAAAGCTACAGCGCCAAAAGCCAAACGCGTGAATAAGAAAACCATGTTTACGCTGCAAGATGCGGGTGATATGCCAATTATGCGTAAAGGTCCTAAGTTAGCGCCCAACGAAATAGATCGCGAGATAGCTCAAGAAATAGACAAGCAGGACGAAGAATAA